The proteins below are encoded in one region of Pseudomonas putida S13.1.2:
- a CDS encoding ATP-binding protein, which produces MDARLIAFLDRAESVLARLEPLLPAQRPNIDWGTTLAARWQRDGRSGYLLPLEVSLDIRLTDLIGVDKQRDQLGRNTHQFINGLPANHALLWGSRGTGKSSLVRALLAEHAGAGLRLIEIERDHLADLPRVVEQLQKLPQRFILFCDDLSFEAGEGDYRVLKSVLDGSLEQAPDNVLLYATSNRRHLVPEKESDNENWKRVDGELHPSEAVEDKIALSDRFGLWLSFYPFTQDHFLNVVEHWIGQLAQPAGLAWQRCEELDILAVRWATGRGNRNGRCAYQFARYWVGLQLLEQK; this is translated from the coding sequence ATGGACGCTCGCTTGATTGCTTTTCTGGACCGCGCCGAATCGGTACTGGCGCGCCTCGAACCCTTGTTGCCCGCACAACGCCCGAACATCGACTGGGGCACCACCCTGGCCGCGCGCTGGCAGCGCGATGGCCGCAGCGGCTACCTGCTGCCGCTGGAAGTCAGCCTGGACATCCGCCTGACCGACCTGATCGGCGTCGACAAACAGCGCGACCAGCTGGGCCGCAACACCCACCAGTTCATCAATGGCCTGCCAGCCAACCATGCGCTGCTGTGGGGCTCGCGCGGTACCGGCAAGTCGTCGCTGGTGCGCGCCTTGCTGGCCGAACACGCCGGCGCCGGCCTGCGCCTGATCGAAATCGAACGCGACCACCTGGCCGACCTGCCACGGGTGGTCGAGCAACTGCAAAAGCTGCCACAACGCTTCATCCTGTTCTGCGACGACCTGTCGTTCGAGGCCGGGGAGGGCGACTACCGGGTGCTCAAGAGCGTGCTCGATGGCTCGCTGGAGCAGGCGCCGGACAACGTGCTGCTGTACGCCACCTCCAACCGCCGCCACCTGGTGCCCGAGAAGGAGAGCGACAACGAAAACTGGAAGCGCGTGGACGGCGAGCTGCACCCCAGCGAAGCGGTGGAAGACAAGATTGCCCTGTCTGACCGCTTTGGCCTGTGGCTGTCGTTCTACCCGTTTACCCAGGACCACTTCCTGAATGTTGTCGAGCACTGGATCGGGCAGCTGGCACAACCTGCCGGGCTTGCCTGGCAGCGCTGTGAAGAACTCGACATCCTCGCCGTGCGCTGGGCCACCGGCCGCGGCAACCGTAATGGCCGTTGTGCCTATCAGTTCGCCCGCTACTGGGTCGGGCTGCAATTGCTGGAGCAAAAGTAA
- a CDS encoding GAF domain-containing protein has protein sequence MIDLNASGAGLNGYNLLAAQVQALFADERDFIANAAQFSAFLYNQVDDLNWAGFYLNRDEELVLGPFQGQVACVRIPFSRGVCGAAAATRQTQRVEDVHAFPGHIACDSASNSELVIPLVKEGRLIGVLDLDSPKVGRFSEADQVGLERLAAIFLELTDC, from the coding sequence ATGATCGACCTCAATGCCAGTGGCGCAGGCCTGAACGGCTACAACCTGCTGGCGGCGCAAGTGCAGGCGCTGTTTGCCGACGAGCGTGATTTCATCGCCAATGCCGCGCAGTTTTCGGCGTTTTTGTATAACCAGGTGGACGACCTGAACTGGGCCGGGTTCTACCTTAACCGCGACGAAGAACTGGTGCTGGGCCCGTTCCAGGGCCAGGTGGCGTGCGTACGCATTCCGTTCAGCAGGGGCGTGTGCGGTGCAGCGGCGGCAACGCGGCAGACCCAGCGGGTGGAGGACGTGCATGCGTTCCCGGGGCACATTGCCTGTGACAGTGCGTCCAACAGCGAGCTGGTGATCCCGCTGGTGAAGGAGGGCAGGCTGATTGGCGTGCTGGACCTGGACAGCCCCAAGGTTGGGCGTTTCAGCGAGGCGGACCAAGTGGGGCTGGAGCGGTTGGCGGCTATCTTCCTGGAGCTGACTGACTGCTAA
- a CDS encoding glutathione peroxidase, translating to MAGSMLDIPCVTLGGEHKKLGDFPGKALLVVNTASQCGFTPQYKGLEQLWQAYHERGLVVLGFPCNQFGKQEPGDARDIAQFCERNFGVSFPLFRKVEVNGPGAHPLFVELKQRAPGILGSQKIKWNFTKFLVDPASGQVTRYAPTTKPQALEADIERLLSR from the coding sequence ATGGCTGGATCGATGCTGGACATCCCCTGCGTGACCCTGGGCGGCGAGCACAAGAAGCTTGGCGATTTCCCGGGCAAGGCGTTGCTGGTGGTCAATACCGCCAGCCAGTGCGGCTTTACCCCGCAGTACAAAGGCCTGGAGCAGCTGTGGCAGGCCTACCATGAGCGTGGCCTGGTGGTGCTGGGCTTTCCCTGCAACCAGTTCGGCAAGCAGGAGCCAGGCGATGCGCGGGACATTGCGCAGTTTTGCGAGCGCAACTTCGGCGTGAGCTTCCCGCTGTTTCGCAAGGTCGAAGTCAACGGCCCGGGCGCCCACCCGCTGTTCGTCGAGCTCAAGCAGCGTGCACCGGGCATTCTGGGCAGCCAGAAGATCAAGTGGAACTTCACCAAGTTCCTGGTCGACCCGGCCAGCGGCCAGGTGACGCGTTATGCCCCCACTACCAAGCCACAGGCCCTGGAAGCAGACATCGAGCGCCTGCTCAGCCGTTGA